Sequence from the Ictalurus furcatus strain D&B chromosome 29, Billie_1.0, whole genome shotgun sequence genome:
GTCTAGTTAGCATGCGTTTCATTCTGACTACATTACACTGATGACTGGAGTACTTCTTGATTGCTAGCATACAACAGAAGAACACCCTCCCAATCAAACGCTAATCATTGTGCAGCAATGAGCGTACTGATATATGAATGCTGAAActgttcacattttttcccGATAACTAGCATGATtagcatttaataaaataaaataactacgACTACATTTGTGTAATCATAACTGACCACACGTCCGTTTGTGCTTAGCTCACGACAGACGCCGATGATAAAAGTGGTGTAATAGCAGGCAGCGTTAGTAATCTCTCCTAGCGACACAAGTAGCACAGTTCCCTAAATACTTGCGAGTAATGAGGTGGCGTGTGTTGTTAGCATGACTGCGTGTGCACATCTCGAACCTAACCCCATGTTTCCATTCATGATTAGCATTTTGGGTCATTACAAGATCTCAAGTCTTCCTACAGTTTGTGTAGTGCACTATACAATCCAAGTGCTGTctaaagaatattaaataaaagtaaagagcacttaaaaaggggggaaaaaaaaaaacagaacacattttacacattttaaaaaacagaacacAATGAAAAATAGCTCATCATCATACCATTATTAAATTACTGTTCCATGAGCAGGTCTGCGTAACGATAAAGAATCTATGGCAGTAATATATCTACAAAGACTTTTAAATACCCTCACCCACTGAAGATAAACGCCAACAGTTACAATGAATGCGTtacactgtttttgtttgattcttTCCTGAAATAAAACCCAACATTCATATTGCTGCTGTTATTACACATCCCCCCCTTCATTGATAAACTGAACGTAAAAAGTTGCACACAAGGCACGGACTTTACAGACTCGAACCTGATCTTCCGATTGGCTGAAGAACGTTCTGCGGACGTGGATTATAAACGGTGCGATCGCAGCCGTCGGCGTGCGTCTCCTCGTCGTCGTTGCAGTCATTCTGACATCCTGGCGATCTTGTAGAGGAAACGCTACTACACAAAACACCACAGAAtatatccaaaatgcttttTTGAAGACGGTGGAGGACATAAATCCATGATTTGAGTAAGAGGTATATCCATCTACTAGAGCTAGtcgttttggggtttttttttttttttttttttaaagtgttatgAAATCATAAGGttaagaagttaaaaaaaataatttaataaaaaaaaaaaatggggctCTACTCCTTCAGTGGAAGACCAGAGATGATTTAATAGGCATCAATTTCCTCCTGAGAGCTTGAGAGTTCCCCAGAGATGGATTTAAGAGTTAGAGTTCTGCATCTAGTGGAGTTCAACATGGCAAGATGGAGGGTTGATGGAGAAAACATGCCGTTTCTAAAGGGAAATCGATCCGAGGCTGAAGTACCGTCTTCATCCGGCAAGTCTCGAGAGGCGGATATTCGAAATTGAGACGTAAACGCGGATCTACTCTTCGATCGGTCTTGGAGAGGTGAAATAAGATGGAGACCTTTCTAATCTAGTAGTCGAGAAAAGCTAAATGTGTTGgggcgggggaaaaaaacaaaaaaaaaaaacggagaaatggtgaagaaaaaaaatgtccaaatcaAAGAATAAAACCAAGCTCGAGTCGATGATTttagagatctttttttttttttttatgttttatatcaaGAATATCAGGAAAGTAACTAGCACACAGAGCTggatatttgaaaaaaaaaaactctcttaTAAATCTAGAAATGGAAACAGTTTGTGGAagcgttttaaaaaaagacgTTTTTGAGAAATGTCGAGATGACCCAATACACCCAGCTTTATTCCTCCGACGGGAGACGAGGGAGAACGTAAGAAGTATCCTTACTCGTCTTTCGgctggaaaagaaataaaaacggAGGCACGATGAGCTCTACTCCATCTCTGGGAAGTGAGACGTTAAGACATATCTGCTTGATATTGCTGAGTGTTTGGTGAATTCCGCCCTACTCCTCCGTGGGGATATACGAGAGGATGGAATGCTCCTGTGTGATGGCAGCCAGTTCTTTAAGGAACTCGCTGAAGACGACGGTGGCGTAAACCTCCGTCCTGTTCGGAGGAACCACGATCTTGGGCTGGATGGATCGGTTCTTCGTGTTCTTTCCGGCGCTCTGCGAATCTGTCATAAAGATAAATATATTCAGGATCAATAAGTTAACCTTATCGGTCAATTTAAACGGTTTATCTTTATAGGACACGatataatgattatttattacGGTCACTGATAAAGATAACTGGAaagaaaataactaaataaaagaTTACGGGGTCCAAATACAGACAATCCCTTAGAATTATTAAATACTGTCTGTTCTATTAGTGAAATCTGTGGACAAACTACAGAAGGTGGGTGAAAGGTGGCTTTTTGGTCAGTAAGTTGTTCAGAAAGATAGCGTGATGAACCTTGCACTGCGAGCGAATTCTCTCTGGCCAGAAGACACTGCTGTGCTGCCAGGAGAAGTTCAGGAAAATCCTTCTGCCTGGCTGCCAGCTGCTCGATCTGATTCTTCACCGAGGCCAAGACCTGCAGAGACGAGACGAACCACAACACACATGAAAAGACTCGACAAGGAAGATCGAGGAGCACCAAATGCGGTCACGGTGACACTGGCTTTACCTTCGTCTTTTATTCATCTACTCATCTACAGTGGGACGGAAGATCAGGTCTTAAAGAAACCGTCTCttttgaaaaaaagagagaaagattgaaTACAAGGattggaagaaaagaaagtaaaatgtaaaaaatgtacagtaagGGGGGAGGGGAGTGGAAGGTGAGAcaaaagtgggaaaaaaaacactggatggaaggatgaaaggaaattaatataaaatttaaaaaaaacaatgtaaataaagaagaaaaaggaagaaaggaacgTGGAAAGATGgggaaaattgtaaaaaatgtacagaaagaaaagaagaaaaaagaagttgTGAagggatgaaagaaagaaagaaaaaaaggaaagaaagagaaagcataTCTATCACAAcgaagctgctgattggtccGCTGCTGTATAGTGGGAAGTTAAAAatgtaagaatttttttttaatgagaaaattTCACACTTTAACGTGACAGAAAAGAGGATcaacagcatatatatatatatatatatatatatatatgcaataaaataataaatacgcATTTTAAATGTCCTCTTTATTGTATTTAGCTATAATTAGCTGCAAAAgtggagggaaagaaagaacaaaaggatgttaaaaaaaaaaaaccaacaagaaAGGAGtgagagatgaaagaaagatgaaaaataaataacggACAGAGAGTGGTATTAATGTGTGAAAgtgtataataaaaattaagaaGATAAAACGGATGTGcggacaagaaagaaagaaaacgagagaaagagagaaatgtaaaaaaaaaaaaaaaagaaacaaggaaggagtgagagatgaaagaaaaatgaaaaggacATGATGGACGGTGGTATTAATGTGTAAAGAAGTGTAAAGAAAGCAAGCTGGACAACCCCGCTGATATTCACACAACGTGGAGGGCTGAGAGTTTTATTTGCAGGTTTCGGCGTGTAGAGAGGGTCAGTAATGTGAGAGGACAGTGTTGGAAGTGTGACGATGTGCTGCTTGGTGTTGTGGACGAGGGGGGTTTTGTTGGTCAAGGTGTGAAGGTGTGTTACCTGGTACAGCGAGCGAACACTGGGCTGGAACACCATGTTGGTGTTTAACAGGAAGGAGCGCAGCAGCGGCTGTGGATAAGCAGCGAGCTGAGCGATGATTCCCGTTAACAGAAGATTCACATGCAGAGAGTTCTCCAGCATGTTCTCGAGTCGAGACAGCAGCACGCTCACAAACGGGCCTGCGacacattccacacacacacacacacacacacacacacacacacacacacacttcaaacaTCAAACGTGTGTCTTTGTGTAACTGTTAATCCACAACATTCAGGGTAAGAGGATTAATTTCATTTGTGGCCTAACGCTTTATTAAACCAcggacaattaaaaaaaaataaataaataaatcataatctCAAcgagctatttaaaaaaaaatatctaaaatttCAATGTAAAAAACTTTTTGCGTGTAGAAATGTTATTAACATTAGAAATCGTTCATAGTTATTAACTACGgcgttctttttttgtttctcaaatAAAAATCCTCCTCCACTGACGAGGACCAATCAGAAGCGTCCATCACAGCACACGCTGCCGAATTCCCGACCAATCAAATAACACCTACCCAATCAAATGACTTCTGACTACGTAAAGAGCTTGTGATTCTGAGCTAGTGCGCCTGAAAGGGGATAAGTTAATTACGGGAAAGCGCGGTGGTGGTAGCGTCACGTTGCATGGACACCCTTTAACTAACTGTGTGACTTCTGattgcaccagaactaatttagagGTTTCAACAGTGTTAAAACCTCACGTAATCAGAacccacccctcccccccccgacacacacagTTATTCTGTGTAGATTCACAACCAATCGGAAGCGTCCAACATGGCACACACTGCTGagtttctgaccaatcagatggcGCTTACACGTGCAAACTATTTGCAATGTAAGACGGACAGAATACAAAACGATCCGATCAGAAGATGTGAAAACAGCTGCAGTCTCAGTGGATTTTAGGAGTAGATGTTTAAGATAAAAATGCGTTCCAATTTACATCCAGCTAGATGTTTAACAGGAAATCGTTAATAAGTTTGTCGTCATTTCCTCCCAAATAAAGACTTCTGAGTACATGAAGAGTTTGTGATTCTGATCTAGTGCACCTTAAAGAGATAAGGTAACGGATAAAGATATAATGAGTACATGGCTGTGGCTCACATCGCATGGTATACATactgttattgtatgtaacgTGTGAGGTACTTGGATACTCGGATAAGGTGACGTGAAGTGCGTGTGATTTGAGACGTAGCCGCTGTCTCACCTGTAAAAGGCATGGCTTGATTCACGCTCCCAGTGTGAGGTTTAGTCCTAAACGGCGAGGGGGATTTCTCCGCTTCTGGCGTCTCGGCTGAGAACGAGCTGAAATCCACGTCGTCTTCTTCCTCCACGATGGAATTCCTCAACTCTTGTCGCGTCCTCGTCGGACTTTTCACCTCGACGACCAGCGTGCGGATCAGCTCCTCGTACTGCGTCGCCAAGTCGTCGTCTTGTTCTGCTCGGAGGTCGTGCGCGCTCGGATCCGCCTCAATATGGACGCCGTTTTGTTTCTCCACGTCTGGTTGAACGGAACCGTTCCGGATTTCTGATTTCTCACCGGAATCGTCTGGCTTTTCTACGCCTGCGTCCTCCGCGACGGGATCGGAAAGGATCCGCGTCCGATCGGCCGACTCGTTGGCGTCCTTCTGCGCCACCAGATCGTACACCAAGACGTCGTCCTGGAATTCCGACTCTTCCACGTAGGAGCCGTTGACGAGCAGAGTGGCCGTCTTTCGGAGTTCCTGGATGTGTCGCGGCGGATCGTTCGGGACGGCAGCGGCGGTGccgttttcttcttcttcttcccgcTGTGCTCGTGCAGAACCGGCGTCGTAACTGTCGTCCCACTCGAGTTCGACACCGGAGGAGGAAGTGACGTCAGTAACAGCCTGTGAGGTCACACGAGGGCGAGATTTGTCCCCTGGAGGCGGGGTCACGCCGTCGTAGGGGGCGGACCAGACGCTGCACGCGCGAATGCAGTTGCTGATGCCGTTACGTGCGTCGTACAGGTAATGCAGGTAACTGACGTCCAGGTGAATCTCTGAGCCGATCACACACGAGTGACCGGAATCGTCCTGCTCCGAGGAGCAGGCCTCTGTTTCTGTAACAggaaatataataacattagcTTTATTAACATCATTTCTTAAATAACTTTAGAAATCACTAACATTACATAAAAACCTGTTTgagatattatattttatatatatgtaaataattgcTGCTAAAAGTATATTCGGATATCACGTATAAACGTTTATAGGTTTTCTCATTGTTATGATAAAGAAATCCCAtcgcaatgcattctgggtaagcTGTGTGTAAGATATATTGCTCTAAATACAACAGCAGTTCAGTGAAATGTTCTGAGAATAGAATCCAATTGTAAAACATAAGCGATATAGAAATAcaattgagtgcaaaagtttgtataccctTACTTCAAAACACTGGAGCCAACACGAGATTTAATGagtaggttttttgttttttttttaaataaaaatcaacaaaattgACTTTTATTCCATTTCCCTCTAAAGCCCTTTGCCAGATCTCCTTCAGTTTGTTTTGGGATTTTTGCTCATCTCCTCACCGAGAACGTCTCCgtttctttcatttgtaaataacgACTTCACTGTTGCTAACAGACTCCTTCAAcactttaatatattttcatcCCCTTTTTCTGGCTCTGCATCAATATCTTCAGGATAAAAATCAGATCCTAATCAGTTCTGTCGAGTCGTTCTAATCGCCATCATGCGATCTGGGGAAAAGGCCAAGGAGGCAGATTGTGTGCGTCACCGAGGCCTCGTTCTCTCCCGCACGATCACCGGATCATCAGAAAAAAACCAAACGAGAGCAATGATGTAAATGTTCTTTACAATGAAAAATGCGCTCTGAGGAAATGCAATACTGAGAACATACAGGTTTTAGGAACCACAGTTCTACATTCCCACAATTTCCAAGCTGGTATACGTAATATACCTTTCAAAATGGATTTATAACACACCGACTAGATAAAAGAAAGAGCCATAAACGTCGCTCTTTAAAGAACACATTCGTATTACCCACAATTCCTGAGGGAGATGTATAATATACGTCATGTTTCAAACACTAGTGAGAAAAAGGGGTTTAATCAGAAATTCACCAtcaagtcataataataataataataataataataagaggaaaaaTTGCATTACCCATAGTTCCTGACTGGGCTCCATCAGTGACCTTGGACCACGTGATGGAGTCGAGCTGTCGGATTGGTGGAGCGACGAAGTCTGGAGAGCAGCAGGACGGCGTGAGGGCGAGAAATTTAGCCGCAGAAACAGAATAGCAGTCTCTCTCGTTCAGGACACATCGCTGACTCAGCATCATGTGATTACACGGGATCAGATACCTGCCAAAATCACACCACGTTAAAGACCTCATCGTCGTGTCTCATTTAAACATAAATCACCGTCTACCATTTTAAACATAGCGCACTGAGATCTTTGGACTTTTGAAACAAAGTTTGATGTCCATTCTCCATCTTTATCACTTGAAAGATTTGCCTGGGCTTCCTCGAAGATATGGACTTCACCTCCAACTTCAACGAAAACAGCACAACGGCGTCACAAGCGTCTCAATATTCAGTGTGTTCCTGTCCCAAATCATACACCATACTCACTACATAGGCCACAGAAACACCATCAAAATGTCTCACCATCATCAGTCTGCTGTGGACGAgtcccaaatcacacacaccataaacacCATCAAAAACATCTCACCATTATCAGTCtactgtggacgtgtcccaaatcacacaccCTATGCACTATAGAGGGCACATAAACACCATTAGTTGACCATGGACACATCTCAAATAACACATCCTAATCAATACACAAACCACGTAAACACCTTTTACCGGTCCACtctggacgtgtcccaaaccacacaccctattcaTTACATACAGTAGGCCACATGCTATAAACTCCCAAAAAAGAAGTGCACTACGAATCAGGACGCTGGTTCAGGACTTAACGTAAGGATACTCAAAAGAACAAAATGGTTGTGTAAAGACAGATAAAGTATTTACTTGAGTATGAGCTGAAGCATGACGTCCTCGCAGTACAGACCGATCAGAGTGCGGAAGAGGGCGAGAGACACGGTGCCCAACTGAAACACAGGAAAAATCAGAGACCGGGTTAAACAGGAGAATACAGAGCACGccaaaagtctacacttcagtcTTTAAAGGCTTAGCAGCAATGTCTGAGAGAGTGAAGACCGACGAGCATCCTCGGTCCAATTTATCAGGTGTTGCtttatcaaacaaaacaaagttatTAGCTAGCTGAGTGAGCTAGACTAGCTAGCCTGACCTGTTGATGTTTTACAGTATGAAAGTGTTCAACTTAATATAGTGATTgcctgttgtgttaaatatatcaAAGTGCACCTACGAACTATAAGTAATGCTCAGAATAATGTGGAACTATGTAGCTAGAAACATGTATGGATTaacatgagctagctagctagcaaacctAGCAAGCTATACAGCTAACATTATATAGCAAGCCAGCTAACATTACCTTCGTTTATATGCTGTTGGTAAAGAAGGTGGCGTTCACTTCGGCAAAGCTCGCTTGGTCAGGTAGCGGAATTTTACATAATAATCCCTCAGATatacaacatttaaaatgagtaatttattttctcttactTGAGGAATTTTACTAGTCAGTGTGTTTCGTACTTTTTCTGAACCCCGGTAATTATACGCGAGCACCTGGAAGGGCGTGTTGATACGGCTGACGAGTGTGTCCAGGATGTGCACGTTGTCATGGCGATGGAGGAGGATGAAGCGAAGGAAGGTGTGTAGCAGCGCAGGTTCGGTGACGGTCCTTAGGAAGAGATCTAGGTACGCCGTGGTGGTCATCACTTCCTCTAGagtcagctacacacacacacacacacacacacaataaattagCAAAGATCTGTGTACTTTaaatgtacattacagcagacATACAGAATCATTACCGGATAGTGTATGCAAGTGAACAGTGACTCCGCCCACTCTTTTTAACATTCTTAGTTCCAGAAGTATGTCTCGTGTTCGTCACCTTGACAGACATTTCAGAAAAGACCAAATCATGTTGAAGAACCACTCACTTTATGCAGCGCGGGTCCTAAAACAGGAATCAGAAAGCCGTTGATGATGTAGCCAACCAGCTGGTCTCTGATGGACGGATGAGCCACCTGCAGGACATGAAGCAcattatataactatataacttCATCAATACAGGTATTTAGTTacaataaacagaaaatgtCCTCGAGTACTCCGCCTGCTTCTATCACTGAGCAGGTCATTTTTAACTTCTTGCTCTCACCTGCATGACGGCATTACAGAACTCGAGTGAGTTTAGGAAGTGAACGAGTGCAGGCTCCTGCTGCCACTCGTCCTTCTGTATGCAGTGCCAGTCTTCACTGGACACCTCCAGCTTAGCAGGCAGAGAGGAGTACAGCCCACTCAGACCTGTGGCTAACacctacacagagagagagagagagagagagagagagagaaagaaagacaaattaaccaaagagaaaagaaaaaacacctcATGGGTAGACAGGAAGAAGTAAGGAAGTAAAGTGAGAAGAAAGTGATGCAGTAAAATAAGAGAAAAATTGTTGTTGTAAAGAGATGAATACAAGACAGAAGAATAGAAGAGACAGAAGGCATTGTAGTAAATTAAATGATACCAGACAGAATGCGTTGTGGTAAAATGAGAGATACCAGACAAAAGAAGGTGTTGTGGTAAAGTGAAAGATACCAGACAAAAGGCGGCGATGTGGTAAAGTGAGAGATACCAGAGAGAAGAAGGTGTTGTGGTAAAGTGAGAGATACCAGACAGAAGAAGGCATGGGGGTAAAGTGAGGGATACCAGACAGAAGAAGGCGTTGTGGTGAAGTGAGAGATACCGGACAGAAGAAGGCATTGTGGTAAAGTGAGAGATACCGGACAGAAGGCGGTGTTGGGGTAAAGTGAGAGATACCAGACAGAAGAAGGCGTTGTGGTAAAGTGAGAGATACCGGACAGAAGGCGGTGTTGGGGTAAAGTGAGGGATACCAGACAGAAGAAGGCATTGTGGTAAAGTGAGGGATACCAGACAGAAGAAGGCGTTGTGGTAAAGTGAGAGATACCAGACAGAAGAAGGCGTTGTGGtaaatgaagatgatgattgTGACTGAAGATGATGTGGTAAAGACAAAGACACAGAAGTAGGTGTGGTAAAGTGAGAGATATCAGACAGAAGGCGGTGTTGGGGTAAAGTGAGAGATATCAGACAGAAGGCGGTGTTGGGGTAAAGTGAGAGATACCAGACAGAAGGCGGTGTTGGGGTAAAGTGAGAGATACCGGACAGAAGGCGGTGTTGGGGTAAAGTGAGAGATACCGGACAGAAGAAGGCGTTGGGGTAAAGTGAGAGATACCGGACAGAAGGCGGTGTTGGGGTAAAGTGAGAGATACCGGACAGAAGGCGGTGTTGTGGTAAAGTGAGAGATACCAGACAGAAGAAGGTGTTGGGGTAAAGTGAGAGATACCGGACAGAAGAAGGTGTTGTGGTAAATGAAGAGATACCGgactgaagatgatgatgtgGTAAAGACAAAGACACAGAAACAGGTGTGGTAAAGTGAGAGATACCGGACAGAAGAAGGTGTTGTGTGCGATGTGTTTGGCCACACGTTGGTTGTCGTTGCTCAGGGTCATGATTAGAAGCAGGGCGTCTCGAGCCTGCTGCCCCATCGCTCCGTCTCTGTGGATGAACGGAACAAGGAGGGAAAAAAGCAGGAAGTTAGCGGCTCCCTGATCCTCACTGGAGTGGAAGAACAGCTCGAGGATGGAGGGATCACTGGACACAACGCAGCACAGCTGATGGAGGAGAAGAACGAGCTCATGCTCCACCTTGGAGGAAGTCGGAACACCTGCTgctgagacagaaaaaaacaacaacattataatAATCGACATTATAATCATTACAATTAATTAACTGCAATACAACCCCTTCCTCTGCCCAGTCTCTCCGACTGAAATGAATTATAATTGACTTTATTGGGTACAAGTCCgtgtgaatgagcggttactatggAAACCATAACGCATTAGAAAGAGCATTCTACTATGATcatgttgaataatttttattacGACTGTACACgatgagaaagaaaataaaaatacaaaaagcaataaagaaagacagaaagaaggacAGAACAAAAGACGAACACAAACAATGACAACGATagaattaccaaaaaaaaacaaaccacacaaaACTGATTGAACATTGGAATGAACGGCAGAAAGATCAAAGCAAAAGAACAACAAgagacacaacaacaaaaacacaggaatagaaatgagaacaaaagagagcgagagaaaaagacaacagaccgaaaaaagacaaaaagaagaaagagatgAAAAGGTGAAATGATCACTGATGTATTTACTTTAAACCTCACCCGTTTGACCCGTCGCTGTCCCCGAGCAGGACGAGAGCAGCATCATCAGCGGCTTCAGAATCGGCTTGTGATGCAACAGCGGCTGCTTGGCCTGCCCGATCAGCATCTCGTACATCTTGAGCTGCTCGAGCTTTGATTGGTCGGTGAAATCTCGCCTCAGGCTCCACACGAACAAGCGCTCCATCACGTTCTCCATGATGACGAACTCCAGGATGGGGCCCATGGCTCCGCCCACTCcgctctcctcctccatcagGAGGTAGAGCATGTGCTCTACGTAGTTCTGCACCGCGCTCGCCTCGTCCAGTGGGATTGTCCCGTGACGCGCACCATGACTTCTAAAAGCGTGAACTCCGACCCCGAGGCTGAAACCTCCACCGCTGCGCAAAGGGTCGTGTTTCTCCAGGATCTTAACCACCTGATGAGCACAAAGAaacgttttggttttttttttttactatatggAGGCGTCCACAATACTCTCTGCGTACGTATACACAAACGACACATCTTTTCCTCGTGGTTCAAAACGATCACTGTTCAGCAAAAACAATAGTGTCTGTAAAGTACTGAACACACCTGAGCCCAGTGGTTCTTGAACACGATCATGCATGTTTCAGGGTCGACGCCCTTCAGGAGCAGCGACTGGTTTCCTCGACTCCTATTGGCTACCGCAGACGCCATTACTGTGACATGACCGCATGGGTTAAACCACAGTGTGAGAAAAGGGCGGGGTCGTAACCCCCTTCACTGCATTCCGGTCAAGGGTAGATCATGAAGCTGCTGGGAGACCTAAACTGAAATAACAAACCAGAGAGAAGACAcgtacattcattcattcgttctgtattttattatgtatttatttatttacatacatttttattatgccTTCTGCCTGAGCATCTTTCAACATCAGCAGTTATGTGAGCTCGTGCTTTCTAGCGTGATTCATTTCGGCATATGGAGTCGATCTTTATAACAGATGTGTTTCTGAAACCTTTTTAGGCACGTCATATCCACTAGAgctcattaatacacacacacacacacacacaaaaaaaaaaaaaaatacccaggAGGCAGCGTACCCTTTTGTGTTTGTTCTACACTTTGTCTCCGTAAATGGATTAAAAGCCACGTGTCCACTTTCCATATGGCATTTAAAATCATAATATTAGTCTAATGATGTCGCGAACAGGCGGAATAACTTCGAACAAACACTACT
This genomic interval carries:
- the fhip1aa gene encoding FHF complex subunit HOOK interacting protein 1A isoform X4, whose translation is MASAVANRSRGNQSLLLKGVDPETCMIVFKNHWAQVVKILEKHDPLRSGGGFSLGVGVHAFRSHGARHGTIPLDEASAVQNYVEHMLYLLMEEESGVGGAMGPILEFVIMENVMERLFVWSLRRDFTDQSKLEQLKMYEMLIGQAKQPLLHHKPILKPLMMLLSSCSGTATGQTAAGVPTSSKVEHELVLLLHQLCCVVSSDPSILELFFHSSEDQGAANFLLFSLLVPFIHRDGAMGQQARDALLLIMTLSNDNQRVAKHIAHNTFFCPVLATGLSGLYSSLPAKLEVSSEDWHCIQKDEWQQEPALVHFLNSLEFCNAVMQVAHPSIRDQLVGYIINGFLIPVLGPALHKLTLEEVMTTTAYLDLFLRTVTEPALLHTFLRFILLHRHDNVHILDTLVSRINTPFQVLAYNYRGSEKVRNTLTSKIPQLGTVSLALFRTLIGLYCEDVMLQLILKYLIPCNHMMLSQRCVLNERDCYSVSAAKFLALTPSCCSPDFVAPPIRQLDSITWSKVTDGAQSGTMETEACSSEQDDSGHSCVIGSEIHLDVSYLHYLYDARNGISNCIRACSVWSAPYDGVTPPPGDKSRPRVTSQAVTDVTSSSGVELEWDDSYDAGSARAQREEEEENGTAAAVPNDPPRHIQELRKTATLLVNGSYVEESEFQDDVLVYDLVAQKDANESADRTRILSDPVAEDAGVEKPDDSGEKSEIRNGSVQPDVEKQNGVHIEADPSAHDLRAEQDDDLATQYEELIRTLVVEVKSPTRTRQELRNSIVEEEDDVDFSSFSAETPEAEKSPSPFRTKPHTGSVNQAMPFTGPFVSVLLSRLENMLENSLHVNLLLTGIIAQLAAYPQPLLRSFLLNTNMVFQPSVRSLYQVLASVKNQIEQLAARQKDFPELLLAAQQCLLARENSLAVQDSQSAGKNTKNRSIQPKIVVPPNRTEVYATVVFSEFLKELAAITQEHSILSYIPTEE
- the fhip1aa gene encoding FHF complex subunit HOOK interacting protein 1A isoform X6, which codes for MASAVANRSRGNQSLLLKGVDPETCMIVFKNHWAQVVKILEKHDPLRSGGGFSLGVGVHAFRSHGARHGTIPLDEASAVQNYVEHMLYLLMEEESGVGGAMGPILEFVIMENVMERLFVWSLRRDFTDQSKLEQLKMYEMLIGQAKQPLLHHKPILKPLMMLLSSCSGTATGQTAAGVPTSSKVEHELVLLLHQLCCVVSSDPSILELFFHSSEDQGAANFLLFSLLVPFIHRDGAMGQQARDALLLIMTLSNDNQRVAKHIAHNTFFCPVLATGLSGLYSSLPAKLEVSSEDWHCIQKDEWQQEPALVHFLNSLEFCNAVMQVAHPSIRDQLVGYIINGFLIPVLGPALHKLTLEEVMTTTAYLDLFLRTVTEPALLHTFLRFILLHRHDNVHILDTLVSRINTPFQLGTVSLALFRTLIGLYCEDVMLQLILKYLIPCNHMMLSQRCVLNERDCYSVSAAKFLALTPSCCSPDFVAPPIRQLDSITWSKVTDGAQSGTMETEACSSEQDDSGHSCVIGSEIHLDVSYLHYLYDARNGISNCIRACSVWSAPYDGVTPPPGDKSRPRVTSQAVTDVTSSSGVELEWDDSYDAGSARAQREEEEENGTAAAVPNDPPRHIQELRKTATLLVNGSYVEESEFQDDVLVYDLVAQKDANESADRTRILSDPVAEDAGVEKPDDSGEKSEIRNGSVQPDVEKQNGVHIEADPSAHDLRAEQDDDLATQYEELIRTLVVEVKSPTRTRQELRNSIVEEEDDVDFSSFSAETPEAEKSPSPFRTKPHTGSVNQAMPFTGPFVSVLLSRLENMLENSLHVNLLLTGIIAQLAAYPQPLLRSFLLNTNMVFQPSVRSLYQVLASVKNQIEQLAARQKDFPELLLAAQQCLLARENSLAVQDSQSAGKNTKNRSIQPKIVVPPNRTEVYATVVFSEFLKELAAITQEHSILSYIPTEE
- the fhip1aa gene encoding FHF complex subunit HOOK interacting protein 1A isoform X3; translated protein: MASAVANRSRGNQSLLLKGVDPETCMIVFKNHWAQVVKILEKHDPLRSGGGFSLGVGVHAFRSHGARHGTIPLDEASAVQNYVEHMLYLLMEEESGVGGAMGPILEFVIMENVMERLFVWSLRRDFTDQSKLEQLKMYEMLIGQAKQPLLHHKPILKPLMMLLSSCSGTATGQTAAGVPTSSKVEHELVLLLHQLCCVVSSDPSILELFFHSSEDQGAANFLLFSLLVPFIHRDGAMGQQARDALLLIMTLSNDNQRVAKHIAHNTFFCPVLATGLSGLYSSLPAKLEVSSEDWHCIQKDEWQQEPALVHFLNSLEFCNAVMQVAHPSIRDQLVGYIINGFLIPVLGPALHKLTLEEVMTTTAYLDLFLRTVTEPALLHTFLRFILLHRHDNVHILDTLVSRINTPFQVLAYNYRGSEKVRNTLTSKIPQLGTVSLALFRTLIGLYCEDVMLQLILKYLIPCNHMMLSQRCVLNERDCYSVSAAKFLALTPSCCSPDFVAPPIRQLDSITWSKVTDGAQSGTMETEACSSEQDDSGHSCVIGSEIHLDVSYLHYLYDARNGISNCIRACSVWSAPYDGVTPPPGDKSRPRVTSQAVTDVTSSSGVELEWDDSYDAGSARAQREEEEENGTAAAVPNDPPRHIQELRKTATLLVNGSYVEESEFQDDVLVYDLVAQKDANESADRTRILSDPVAEDAGVEKPDDSGEKSEIRNGSVQPDVEKQNGVHIEADPSAHDLRAEQDDDLATQYEELIRTLVVEVKSPTRTRQELRNSIVEEEDDVDFSSFSAETPEAEKSPSPFRTKPHTGSVNQAMPFTGPFVSVLLSRLENMLENSLHVNLLLTGIIAQLAAYPQPLLRSFLLNTNMVFQPSVRSLYQVLASVKNQIEQLAARQKDFPELLLAAQQCLLARENSLAVQGSSRYLSEQLTDQKATFHPPSVVCPQISLIEQTVFNNSKGLSVFGPRNLLFSYFLSSYLYQ